Genomic DNA from Nonomuraea rubra:
ACGCCGCCGACCCGTACGGAGCGGCGAGCCGAGCCCGGAGAAGGAAGCCCTTCTGGCGTAACCGCGCAGGGCGACAAGCGAGCGCGACCATCAACACAGCAACAGGAAGGTGAGCAGGCGTGCCCGCAGACGACGTGCTGCTTGAGATCGAGGACCTGCGCACGCACTTCCTCATGGACGACGGCGTCGTGTGCGCCGTGGACGGCGTGGACCTGAAGGTGCGCCGGGGCGAGACGCTGGCCATCGTCGGCGAGTCCGGCTGCGGCAAGAGCGTCATGGCCCGCTCGATCCTGCGCCTGGTCGATCCGCCGGGCCAGATCGAGGGCGGGAAGATCACCCTGCACCGCGAGAGCGGCCCCGTCGAGCTGGTCGGCGCCGACCCGAAGCTGCTGCGGCAGATCAGATGGAACGACATCGCGATGGTCTTCCAGGAGCCGATGGCCTCGCTCAGCCTGGTGCACACCATCGGCAGCCAGATCGTCGAGGCGGTGCGGCTGCACGAGAACGTCGGCAAGGCCGCGGCCCGCAGGCGCGCCATCGACATGCTCGACCGGGTCGGCATCCCCATGCCGCAGCGGCGGGTGGACGCCTACCCGTTCGAGCTGAGCGGCGGCATGCGGCAGCGGGCCATGATCGCGATGGCGCTGTCGTGCAACCCCAGCCTGCTGATCGCCGACGAGCCGACGACCGCGCTCGACGTCACCACCCAGGCGCAGATCCTGGAGCTGCTGCGGGACCTTCAGGACGAGTTCGGCATGGCGATCATGCTGATCACGCACGACCTCGGGGTGGCGGCGCAGGTGGCCGACAGCATGGCCGTCATGTACCTGGGGCGGGTGGTCGAGTACGGCGCCGCCGAGCAGGTGCTGGCCGCCCCCCGCCACCCCTACGCGCAGGCGCTGCTGCGCTCGATGCCCCGGCTGGGCCGGGCCAGGCAGCGGCGGCTCACCGCGATCAAGGGCATGGTCCCGCCCCCGTACGCGCGGCCGGACGGGTGCTTCTTCCACCCGCGCTGCGACCACGTGGTGGCCGGGCGGTGCGACGCGGTCGAGCCGCGCCTGCTCCAGGTGGCGGACCGCGAGGTCTCCTGCCTGCTGTACGAGGAGGACGTATGAGCGAGGAACCCCTGCTCAAGCTCGAAGGGCTGGCCAAGCACTTCCCCATCCGCAGCGGCCTGCTGGGCCGGCAGGTCGGCACGGTGAAGGCGGTCGACGAGGTCGATCTGGACATCGCGGCCGGCACCACGCTCGGCCTGGTCGGGGAGTCCGGCTGCGGCAAGACCACGCTGGGCCGGTGCATCGTGCGGGCGCACGACCCGACCGGCGGGCGCATGCTCTACCGGCGGCCCGACGGCTCGGTGATCGACGTGGCGGGGCTGAGGGAGAAGGAGCTCAAGCCGTACAGGGCCGAGGTGCGGATGATCTTCCAGGACCCGCACTCGTCGCTCAACCCGCGCAAGACGCTGCGCGAGATCATCGGCGAGCCGATGCGCGTGCACAGGTACGGCACCCCGGACGAGATCGACCAGCGGGTCGGCGAGCTGCTCGAACGCGTCGGCCTGCGCCCCGAGTACGCCAACCGCTACCCCCACGCGTTCAGCGGCGGCCAGCGGCAGCGGGTCGGGATCGCGCGGGCGCTGGCGCTCTCGCCCCGGCTGGTCGTCGCCGACGAGGCGGTCAGCGCGCTGGACGTGTCGGTACGCGCCCAGATCCTCAACCTGCTCATGGACCTCCAGGAGGAGTCGGACCTCGGCTTCCTGTTCGTCAGCCACGACCTGGGCATCATCGAGCACGTCGCGGACGTGGTCGCGGTCATGTACCTGGGCCGGGTCGTCGAGCAGGGCCCGACCGAGGAGCTGTACGCGCGGCCCCTGCACCCCTACACCGAGGCGCTGCTGTCGGCCGTGCCCGACCCGGACCCGGCGGCCAAGCGGCACCGCGAGCGCATCAAGCTGCTGGGCGACATCGCCGACCCGGCGCACGTGCCGCCGGGGTGCCCGTTCAACCCCCGTTGCGTGTACGCCAAGGACGAGTGCCGCACCGAGCGGCCGCCGCTGCGCGAGGTCGGGGGCCGGCGCGTGGCCTGCCACTTCGCCGAGGAGCTGGACCTGCGCGGCGTCCCCGACCCCGACGTACGAGAGGTGACCGCGTGACCGACCCCCGATCCGACACGACCGTCCAGGCGACCGGCCCCCGACCCGAGACGACCGTCGAGGCGGCCGGCCCTCGATCCGTCACGGCCGGGCAGGCGGCCGATCCCCGCTTCGACGGCATCGTGCGGCCCTCGGCCGTGCTGCCGGGCACCCGCGAGGCGCTGCTGCCGGTGCCGCACGGCCCCGACAACCACGCGGCCAACCTGCTGCGCACCCGCGGCGGCGAGCTGCTGTGCACCTGGTTCAGCGGCCCGCAGGAGGGCGACCCCGGCACGAACGTGGTGGTCTCGCGCCTGACCGGCGGCCGCTGGGAGCAGCCGCTGCTCATCGCGGCCGACCCGCGGCGCAGCGAGCAGAACCCGGTGCTGTTCGAGGACGGCGACGGGCTGGTGTGGCTGCTGCACACCTCCATGGAGCCGCACGACCAGACCACCGCGCACGTGGTGGCCCGCACCTCGCCCGACGCCGGCCGCACGTGGAGCGAGCCCCGCGTGCTGTTCCCCGAGCCGGGCAGCTTCGTCCGGCACCCGCCCGCCGTCCTGGACGACGGCACGTGGGTGCTGCCCGCCTACCACTGCACCGCCACCGGCGACCACAGCGTGGTCAAGACCAGCGCGGACGGCGGGCGCACGTGGACCGAGCACCAGGTCCCGGGAAGCGCGGACCTGGTCCAGATGACGATCGCGCAGCGGCCCGACAGGCGGCTGCTGGCGATGTTCCGCGACCGGCGGGCGGGGCGGATCCACGCCTCCACCTCCTCCGACGGCCGCACCTGGTCCGCTCCCGAGCGGACCGAACTGCCGAACAACGACTCCTCCGTCCAGCTCACGAGGCTCGGCGACGGACGGCTCGCGCTCGTCTACAACGACGCGAGCCTGGAGCGCGACCAGTTCAGATGGGTGACCAAGAACGGGGAGCGGCGCAGGAAGGCGCTGCGCACCCCCCTGGTCGTCGCCCTCTCCGAGGACGGCGGCGAGAGCTGGCCGCACCGGCGGACCGTGCAGGA
This window encodes:
- a CDS encoding ABC transporter ATP-binding protein, which encodes MPADDVLLEIEDLRTHFLMDDGVVCAVDGVDLKVRRGETLAIVGESGCGKSVMARSILRLVDPPGQIEGGKITLHRESGPVELVGADPKLLRQIRWNDIAMVFQEPMASLSLVHTIGSQIVEAVRLHENVGKAAARRRAIDMLDRVGIPMPQRRVDAYPFELSGGMRQRAMIAMALSCNPSLLIADEPTTALDVTTQAQILELLRDLQDEFGMAIMLITHDLGVAAQVADSMAVMYLGRVVEYGAAEQVLAAPRHPYAQALLRSMPRLGRARQRRLTAIKGMVPPPYARPDGCFFHPRCDHVVAGRCDAVEPRLLQVADREVSCLLYEEDV
- a CDS encoding ABC transporter ATP-binding protein, whose amino-acid sequence is MSEEPLLKLEGLAKHFPIRSGLLGRQVGTVKAVDEVDLDIAAGTTLGLVGESGCGKTTLGRCIVRAHDPTGGRMLYRRPDGSVIDVAGLREKELKPYRAEVRMIFQDPHSSLNPRKTLREIIGEPMRVHRYGTPDEIDQRVGELLERVGLRPEYANRYPHAFSGGQRQRVGIARALALSPRLVVADEAVSALDVSVRAQILNLLMDLQEESDLGFLFVSHDLGIIEHVADVVAVMYLGRVVEQGPTEELYARPLHPYTEALLSAVPDPDPAAKRHRERIKLLGDIADPAHVPPGCPFNPRCVYAKDECRTERPPLREVGGRRVACHFAEELDLRGVPDPDVREVTA
- a CDS encoding sialidase family protein — translated: MTDPRSDTTVQATGPRPETTVEAAGPRSVTAGQAADPRFDGIVRPSAVLPGTREALLPVPHGPDNHAANLLRTRGGELLCTWFSGPQEGDPGTNVVVSRLTGGRWEQPLLIAADPRRSEQNPVLFEDGDGLVWLLHTSMEPHDQTTAHVVARTSPDAGRTWSEPRVLFPEPGSFVRHPPAVLDDGTWVLPAYHCTATGDHSVVKTSADGGRTWTEHQVPGSADLVQMTIAQRPDRRLLAMFRDRRAGRIHASTSSDGRTWSAPERTELPNNDSSVQLTRLGDGRLALVYNDASLERDQFRWVTKNGERRRKALRTPLVVALSEDGGESWPHRRTVQESDSEYWQNELGYSYPSVIDGREGRLDVAFSYLRKTIKHLEIDAS